In the Streptomyces sp. cg36 genome, one interval contains:
- a CDS encoding AAA family ATPase, with protein MTQDDGWRLFRGDRTPREVDFPQAPPWRQFAGADAAGHRVRHRPYLIGRTEADVVSAALHLRRPLLVTGHPGTGKSSLAHAVAHELRLGPVLQWPVNSRSVLKDALYGYDAIGRLRETHLRREHDATEPDIGTFVRLGPLGTALVPRARPRVLLVDELDKGDVDLPNDLLTVFEEGEFEIPELSRLPEAQSEVEVLTHDPEGGRVTVTRGLVRCREFPVVVITSNGERDFPPAFLRRCVRLNLPDPDEERLRDIVAAHLGDGALSNVDDLLYAFLNRRAPGELATDQLLNAVFLRKGGVNLNAEGLLDAVLHRLGGTV; from the coding sequence ATGACTCAGGACGACGGGTGGCGGCTGTTCCGCGGCGACCGCACGCCCCGGGAGGTCGACTTCCCCCAGGCGCCGCCGTGGCGCCAGTTCGCGGGCGCCGACGCGGCCGGGCACCGGGTGCGCCACCGCCCGTACCTGATCGGCCGCACCGAGGCCGACGTGGTGAGCGCCGCGCTGCACCTGCGCCGCCCGCTGCTGGTCACCGGGCACCCCGGGACCGGCAAGTCGTCCCTGGCGCACGCCGTGGCGCACGAGCTGCGGCTCGGCCCGGTGCTCCAGTGGCCGGTCAACAGCCGCTCGGTCCTCAAGGACGCGCTCTACGGGTACGACGCCATCGGGCGGCTGCGCGAGACCCATCTGCGCCGGGAGCACGACGCCACCGAGCCCGACATCGGCACCTTCGTGCGCCTGGGGCCGCTGGGCACCGCCCTGGTGCCGCGCGCCCGGCCGCGCGTCCTGCTGGTCGACGAGCTCGACAAGGGCGACGTGGACCTTCCCAACGACCTCCTGACGGTGTTCGAGGAGGGCGAGTTCGAGATCCCGGAGCTGTCCCGGCTGCCCGAGGCGCAGTCCGAGGTGGAGGTGCTCACCCACGACCCCGAGGGCGGCCGGGTCACGGTGACCCGGGGGCTGGTGCGCTGCCGGGAGTTCCCGGTGGTGGTGATCACCAGCAATGGCGAGCGGGACTTCCCGCCCGCGTTCCTGCGGCGCTGCGTCCGGCTCAACCTGCCGGATCCGGACGAGGAGCGGCTGCGCGACATCGTGGCCGCGCACCTGGGCGACGGGGCGCTGAGCAACGTGGACGACCTGCTGTACGCGTTCCTGAACCGCCGGGCGCCGGGCGAGCTCGCCACCGACCAGCTGCTCAACGCGGTCTTCCTGCGCAAGGGAGGGGTGAACCTCAACGCCGAGGGCCTGCTGGACGCGGTGCTGCACCGGCTCGGCGGGACGGTGTAG